One Mugil cephalus isolate CIBA_MC_2020 chromosome 8, CIBA_Mcephalus_1.1, whole genome shotgun sequence genomic window carries:
- the rnf10 gene encoding RING finger protein 10, which yields MLESSAALCPELGLSTAHRTVTNMEKNPNSSTSTKVPPRSSSTGPTPGESKPKTENKNNGGSKRYSRKREPSFPKADSFPGTRRTNSQKSKNFDKRPPQRGGGRQYGVTGGGRREEVAETRRAEFSPAQFAGPKKISLNHLLNFTFEPRGGNGGFGDGGHSCWGRRNKWGHKHKPFNKELFLQANCQFVVTDDQDYKAHFTDPDTLVNWDCVQQVRIYSHEVPSCPICLYPPLAARITRCGHIFCWPCMLHYLSLSDKSWSKCPICYEAVHTADLKSVVAMETRQYVAGDVITMRLMRREKGALVAMPSSQWVKVEEPVRFGDACLSPYSKLLLTSPAQVLSLVAEEKAALQAEFSQEEDAQGCFIQSALCLLQEREEMLLKQQNVSADGLDLSSLTLKEKEPPSPVEEVVTNISSAKPVLQYASAFDDEVAELTEDAASELPDFPESHLESVLEEPPVAPMDEIPEPQLDEEKPASQAESGRPSTSLVHGPYYYFYQADDCQQMFLHPVNVRCLLREYGSLEASPDTITATVVEIVGHTVTEDIRRRHRYLAHLPLTCEFSICELALQPPILSKETLDTFADDLEKRKRLRQKKARDEKRREKRIEIEENKKQGKYPEVHIGLENLQHFPAFGSPPHNSSPPIQPDFTFAPPSPLSSSPISDGMKFPCLNVPSPTVGSLEDDSHCMSFAQMLRDGKARVDAGPRITPKKDKLLAPPAADSDGESDGSDRVPVPSFQNSFSQAFEKALLQLDNGPASPPQPVVEPDEKGGKKKKKKQKLLFSTSMVHTK from the exons ATGCTAGAGAGCTCGGCGGCTCTCTGCCCGGAGCTCGGCCTCAGCACCGCTCACCGCACGGTAACAAACATGGAGAAAAACCccaacagcagcaccagcaccaaGGTTCCGCCTCGTTCCAGCTCCACAGGGCCCACACCGGGCGAATCTAAACCCAAAACAG aaaacaagaataaTGGGGGCTCCAAGCGCTACAGCCGCAAGCGTGAGCCCTCCTTTCCTAAAGCCGACAGTTTCCCTGGCACCCGCCGCACCAATTCACAGAAAAGCAAGAATTTTGACAAGAGACCCCCTCAGAGAGGTGGAGGACGACAATATGGAGTTACAGGTGGAGGACGACGTGAGGAG GTAGCAGAGACGCGCCGGGCCGAGTTTAGCCCGGCTCAATTTGCTGGACCGAAAAAAATAAGCCTGAACCACCTGCTGAACTTCACCTTTGAACCACGTGGAGGCAACGGTGGCTTCGGAGACGGAGGCCACTCCTGTTGGGGCCGCCGAAACAAATGGGGCCACAAGCACAAGCCCTTTAACAAGGAGCTTTTTCTGCAGGCCAA ttgtCAGTTTGTGGTGACTGATGACCAGGACTACAAGGCTCACTTCACTGATCCAGACACTCTGGTCAACTGGGACTGTGTGCAGCAAGTG CGCATCTATAGCCATGAGGTGCCATCTTGTCCCATCTGCCTCTACCCTCCTCTGGCAGCGCGCATCACCCGGTGTGGACACATCTTCTGCTGGCCGTGCATGCTGCACTACCTGTCCCTCAGTGACAAGAGCTGGTCCAAGTGCCCCATCTGCTATGAGGCTGTGCATACAGCTGACTTGAAGAG TGTGGTTGCTATGGAGACCAGGCAGTATGTGGCTGGTGATGTAATCACCATGCGCCTGATGCGGAGGGAGAAGGGGGCTCTGGTGGCGATGCCGAGCTCTCAGTGGGTGAAAGTGGAGGAGCCTGTTCGCTTTGGAG atGCTTGTTTGAGCCCATACTCCAAGCTGCTGCTGACCTCCCCGGCGCAGGTCCTGAGCCTGGTGGCGGAGGAGAAAGCCGCCCTGCAGGCTGAGTTTAGCCAGGAAGAGGACGCTCAGGGCTGCTTCATTCAGAGCGCGCTTTGTCTGCTGCAG GAGCGAGAGGAAATGTtgctgaagcagcagaacgtGAGTGCAGATGGCCTTGATTTGTCGTCTCTGACTCTGAAAGAGAAGGAACCTCCTTCTCCTGTGGAGGAAGTGGTGACTAACATCAGCAGTGCCAAG CCTGTATTGCAGTACGCTTCAGCATTTGATGATGAGGTGGCAGAGCTCACAGAAGATGCAGCTTCTGAACTGCCAGACTTTCCTGAATCACATCTGGAGAGTGTGCTGGAGGAGCCTCCTGTAGCTCCGATGGACGAAATCCCAGAGCCTCAGCTTGATGAGGAGAAACCAGCCAGTCAGGCAGAGTCAGGCCGCCCATCAACCAGTCTGGTGCACGGCCCCTATTACTATTTCTACCAAG CTGACGACTGCCAGCAGATGTTCCTGCATCCTGTGAATGTGCGCTGTCTTTTGCGTGAATACGGCAGCTTGGAGGCCAGTCCAGACACCATCACCGCAACAGTGGTGGAGATAGTGGGACACACAGTCACTGAG GACATCCGTCGTAGGCATCGCTATCTGGCTCATCTGCCGCTCACATGCGAGTTCAGCATCTGTGAGTTGGCTCTACAGCCACCAATCCTGTCCAAAGAAACTCTGGACACATTTGCAG ACGACTTGGAGAAAAGAAAGCGCCTGAGGCAGAAGAAGGCGAGGGATGAGAAGCGCAGAGAGAAGCGAATCGAAATTGAGGAGAACAAGAAGCAGGGTAAAT ATCCTGAGGTGCATATTGGATTAGAGAACCTTCAGCATTTCCCAGCATTCGGCTCTCCGCCTCACAACAGCAGCCCCCCGATTCAACCTGACTTCACATTTgcccctccttcccccctcaGCAGCAGTCCTATCTCTG atGGGATGAAATTTCCATGTCTGAATGTGCCGTCACCCACTGTTGGTAGTCTAGAGGACGATTCCCATTGCATGTCCTTTGCACAG ATGCTAAGAGACGGGAAAGCCAGAGTTGATGCTGGGCCCAGGATCACTCCAAAGAAAG ATAAGCTGCTAGCTCCCCCTGCAGCAGACAGCGATGGTGAGAGCGATGGGTCGGACCGGGTCCCTGTGCCCAGCTTTCAGAACTCCTTCAGCCAGGCTTTTGAGAAGGCACTTCTACAGCTGGACAATggtccagcttctcctccacaACCTGTGGTTGAACCAG atgaaaaaggaggaaagaagaaaaagaaaaagcagaaacttCTGTTCAGCACATCCATGGTTCACACAAAGTAG